In Corylus avellana chromosome ca2, CavTom2PMs-1.0, the following proteins share a genomic window:
- the LOC132171386 gene encoding major latex allergen Hev b 5-like: protein MATVEVASAPIAFPENEKTEVTKTEETVAAPTVPEPATEEPKEATPEAPAAEQPAAAEPEAPVEVETKEVTEEAKVEAEEPAVEKKEEETQEVKAEPAAEEPKGETTEATEAPAAPAEVEKPAEEEKPAEAAEEASTEVPVEKTEE from the exons ATGGCCACTGTCGAG GTTGCATCGGCTCCAATAGCATTCCCAGAGAACGAGAAAACTGAGGTGACCAAGACTGAGGAGACAGTGGCAGCACCCACTGTCCCAGAGCCAGCCACTGAAGAACCAAAAGAAGCAACACCTGAAGCCCCAGCAGCAGAGCAACCTGCGGCTGCAGAACCTGAAGCTCCTGTTGAAGTTGAGACCAAGGAGGTGACAGAAGAAGCCAAGGTTGAGGCAGAGGAGCCTGCagtagagaagaaagaagaggagaCTCAAGAAGTGAAAGCAGAGCCTGCTGCAGAGGAGCCCAAAGGAGAGACTACCGAAGCCACTGAGGCTCCAGCAGCCCCAGCTGAGGTAGAGAAACCAGCTGAGGAAGAGAAGCCAGCTGAAGCAGCAGAAGAAGCTAGCACTGAAGTTCCAGTTGAGAAGACTGAGGAGTAG
- the LOC132170406 gene encoding E3 ubiquitin-protein ligase UPL5 — MSLVQTSTVDCVPQRTGPTSTTTTTTINAIITAVDQPRLSSKRKLDDYGDDENDDVFPEFVSVRMRKDEPNAVHSSSDAPSHAVTATNATTSQFNPRVPDARSASRACAAQAELTQSASRLQFFIRMISEGKTMVIQAYTDDTVRSVHERIQLQTGIPVHEQRLIYRGRQLQAERSLSECNIQNDAGLQLVGRMRSTEHPHAWQVINDIVSVVCRLCRGEPFPSAAKYIKVRMTEFLTVMPKDEEQLASGHLQIFLLSSAPAALVMLYMSPIKGNKDCADSSIRHFLNSSRNSLPKQYHNYCAPLVLEFCKLLRRAANEDPLYLSCRSTLGSLLESIGSPESSKGVIVMQEIFPFVSELASRLSKDLGLSMESPTGVGPQLGDVRDFAAFLLPLRTAITEQVGFRGPNPVSVGGTEPKHPLYGEEIEFLHLLFIDLLKRMGECLHKMEECLAVKHKGEGENIYTGWSQYLAILKELYSISQLYQGAEEEFWTVLRLGKSSLCALIVRYAKRTDDHQWLLERKDVTDFESRRHLGMMMFPEVKEDYEELHEMLIDRSQLLAESFEYIARADAEALHAGLFMEFKNEEATGPGVLREWFFLVCQAIFNPQNALFVACPNDRRRFYPSPASKVDPLHLDYFKFSGRVIALALMHKVQVGIVFDRAFFLQLAGKYISLEDIKDTDPCLYNSCKQILEMDSDFIDADALGLTFVREVEELGSRRVVELCQGGKSIVVNSKNREEYVRLLIEHRFVTSISEQVSHFAQGFGDILCNSGLQKFFFQSLELEDLDWMLYGSETALCVDDWKAHTEYNGYKETDPQIFWFWKIVGGMSAEQRKILLFFWTSIKYLPVEGFRGLASRLYIYRSAEPHDRLPSSHTCFYRLCFPSYPSMAVMQDRLHLITQEHVGCSFGTW; from the exons ATGTCTCTCGTGCAAACCTCCACCGTCGATTGCGTCCCCCAGCGCACCGGCCCAACCTCCACCACCACGACCACAACCATCAACGCGATCATCACCGCCGTCGATCAGCCGCGGCTCTCGTCAAAACGCAAACTGGACGACTATGGTGACGACGAGAACGACGACGTTTTCCCCGAGTTTGTCTCCGTCAGAATGAGGAAAGACGAACCCAACGCCGTCCACTCCTCTTCCGACGCACCATCCCACGCCGTCACCGCCACAAACGCCACCACCTCTCAGTTCAATCCTAGGGTTCCCGATGCCCGATCGGCCTCGCGCGCGTGCGCGGCCCAGGCCGAGTTGACTCAGTCCGCGTCGCGGTTACAGTTTTTCATAAGGATGATCTCCGAGGGGAAAACTATGGTAATCCAAGCTTACACGGACGACACCGTGCGATCTGTCCACGAGCGAATCCAATTGCAGACCGGGATTCCGGTACACGAGCAGAGACTGATATACCGAGGAAGGCAGCTCCAGGCGGAGCGATCCCTCTCCGAGTGCAACATCCAAAACGACGCCGGACTGCAATTGGTTGGCCGTATGCGCAGCACGGAGCACCCTCACGCCTGGCAAGTCATCAACGACATCGTTTCAGTGGTGTGCCGTCTCTGCCGAGGCGAACCGTTCCCTTCGGCAGCGAAATACATTAAAGTCAGGATGACGGAGTTCTTGACAGTGATGCCGAAGGACGAGGAGCAATTGGCCTCCGGCCATTTACAGATTTTCTTATTGTCTTCCGCTCCGGCGGCGTTGGTGATGCTCTATATGTCGCCGATCAAAGGTAACAAAGACTGTGCGGATAGCTCAATTAGGCATTTTTTGAATTCAAGTCGAAATTCGTTGCCGAAACAGTATCATAATTATTGTGCACCTCTAGTTTTAGAGTTTTGTAAGTTGCTTAGAAGAGCTGCAAATGAGGATCCTTTATATTTATCGTGTCGGAGTACACTTGGGTCGTTATTGGAATCGATTGGATCCCCGGAGAGTTCTAAAGGAGTGATTGTGATGCAGGAGATTTTCCCGTTTGTTAGTGAGCTGGCGAGTAGGTTGTCTAAGGACTTAGGTTTGAGTATGGAATCGCCCACAGGCGTGGGGCCACAATTGGGTGATGTTCGCGATTTTGCTGCTTTCTTGCTCCCTCTGCGGACTGCGATCACAGAACAAGTTGGGTTTCGGGGTCCAAATCCTGTGTCGGTGGGTGGTACTGAGCCTAAGCATCCATTGTATGGGGAAGAGATTGAGtttcttcatcttttgtttattgatttGTTGAAGAGAATGGGGGAATGCCTCCACAAGATGGAGGAGTGCTTGGCTGTAAAACACAAGGGGGAAGGTGAGAATATTTATACTGGTTGGTCTCAATATCTTGCCATATTGAAGGAGCTCTATAGCATTTCCCAACTTTATCAGGGCGCTGAAGAAGAATTTTGGACAGTTCTGAGGCTTGGAAAGTCCTCACTATGTGCGCTGATTGTCAGATATGCAAAGCGAACTGATGATCATCAGTGGCTTCTTGAGCGAAAGGACGTGACTGATTTTGAATCTAGGAGGCATTTGGGGATGATGATGTTTCCAGAGGTAAAAGAAGACTATGAGGAGCTGCATGAGATGCTCATTGACAGGTCTCAATTGCTTGCAGAATCGTTTGAGTATATAGCACGGGCAGATGCTGAGGCTCTACATGCTGGTCTCTTTATGGAATTCAAAAATGAGGAAGCTACAGGTCCTGGTGTATTGCGGGAGTGGTTTTTTTTGGTGTGCCAAGCTATATTTAATCCACAGAACGCGCTCTTTGTGGCATGCCCAAATGATCGTAGAAGGTTTTATCCAAGTCCAG CATCTAAGGTGGATCCCTTGCACCTTGACTATTTCAAGTTCTCTGGTCGGGTAATTGCATTAGCTTTGATGCACAAAGTGCAAGTAGGCATTGTCTTTGATCGTGCCTTCTTCTTGCAATTAGCTGGAAAGTACATTTCCTTGGAAGATATAAAGGATACAGATCCATGCTTGTATAATAGCTGCAAGCAGATTCTGGAGATggattctgattttattgacGCAGATGCATTAGGACTAACATTTGTTAGAGAAGTTGAGGAGTTAGGATCCAGAAGAGTTGTAGAGCTTTGCCAGGGTGGGAAAAGTATTGTTGTGAACAGCAAGAACAGAGAAGAATATGTTAGACTTCTTATTGAGCATCGCTTTGTCACATCTATCTCAGAACAGGTATCGCATTTTGCTCAAGGTTTTGGTGATATTCTTTGCAACTCTGGGCTCCAGAAGTTCTTTTTCCAAAGTTTAGAGCTGGAAGATCTTGATTGGATGCTTTATGGAAGTGAAACTGCTCTCTGTGTTGATGATTGGAAGGCACATACCGAGTACAATGGCTACAAAGAAACAGATCCTCAGATATTCTGGTTCTGGAAG attgTTGGAGGGATGTCTGCAGAGCAGAGAAagattcttctctttttctggACCTCAATCAAGTATTTACCGGTGGAAGGTTTCCGCGGTTTGGCTTCCCGGCTTTATATATACAGGTCAGCAGAGCCTCATGATCGACTGCCTTCATCTCACACATGCTTTTACAGGCTCTGTTTCCCATCATATCCATCAATGGCTGTCATGCAAGATCGCCTTCACCTTATCACCCAAGAACATGTAGGCTGCAGCTTTGGTACTTGGTGA